A region from the Vicia villosa cultivar HV-30 ecotype Madison, WI linkage group LG3, Vvil1.0, whole genome shotgun sequence genome encodes:
- the LOC131656329 gene encoding agamous-like MADS-box protein AGL80, with translation MTRKKAKLAFIGNNTARKTTYKKRKNGLLKKVDEISTLCGIDACAIVYGPYDPQPEIWPSASGVEKVLSKFKTAPEFDQSRRMVDQESFLKQRISKAEKQRGDNKEKEKTMLMFECLSAGNIMQNDMSMGDLNDLCWMIDHNLRAIGRGMESVDSENIIHQNQSESHVMAAQIPMAPPLPLLPPPPPPPTVSDNNDEIAMMSRLGWI, from the coding sequence ATGACTAGAAAGAAGGCGAAGCTTGCTTTCATTGGGAATAATACTGCAAGGAAAACAACTTACAAGAAAAGGAAGAACGGTTTACTGAAGAAGGTCGATGAAATATCAACCCTTTGCGGTATCGATGCTTGTGCGATTGTTTATGGCCCATACGATCCTCAACCTGAGATCTGGCCATCGGCATCCGGAGTGGAAAAGGTGCTTTCGAAATTCAAGACAGCGCCTGAGTTTGATCAAAGCAGAAGGATGGTGGATCAAGAGAGTTTTCTGAAACAAAGAATTTCCAAGGCTGAAAAGCAACGGGGAGAcaacaaagaaaaagagaaaaccaTGCTCATGTTTGAGTGTCTCAGTGCTGGGAACATCATGCAGAACGATATGTCAATGGGTGATTTGAATGATCTTTGTTGGATGATTGATCATAATTTGAGGGCGATTGGGAGAGGGATGGAATCAGTTGATAGTGAAAATataattcaccaaaatcaaagtGAAAGTCATGTCATGGCTGCTCAAATCCCAATGGCACCGCCACTGCCACTCCTACCACCACCGCCGCCACCACCAACCGTGTCTGATAATAATGATGAAATTGCAATGATGAGTAGGTTGGGATGGATATGA